The Pangasianodon hypophthalmus isolate fPanHyp1 chromosome 13, fPanHyp1.pri, whole genome shotgun sequence genome includes a window with the following:
- the strada gene encoding STE20-related kinase adapter protein alpha isoform X1, giving the protein MSFGWCRRSSYLGSMSFLRWVSEKLSVESLRDLDLFGEQAQASPLRKAHEDSQESLSSLPRRDTMGTFLPDSSAYELLTVIGHGLEDLMTVNLARYKPTGERVTIRRIDMESCTNDMVKYLQEEIHVSKLFHHPSILPYKSIFISENELWVITPFMAYGSARDLISTHFTHGLSELTIAYILLGVLRALEYIHHNGYVHRSVKASHILISADGQVYLSGLRSIFSLIRHGQRARVVHDFPQYSVKVLPWLSPEVLQQNLQGYDFRSDIYSLGITACELANGHVPFKDMPATQMLLEKLNGTVPCLLDSNTIPAEELGMKSSRSGADSGICEGPGAGGARHTNGEPNPYSRTFSPHFHNFVELCLQRDPEKRPYASALIGHSFFKQIKRRLCEALPELLRPVSPLGSFECVRPQDPPSALASLESGLSHLDVDDWDF; this is encoded by the exons ATGTCATTTGGATGGTGTAGACGCTCATCATATTTAGGATCCATGTCTTTTTTG cgTTGGGTGTCGGAGAAACTGAGTGTGGAGAGTCTGAGGGATTTGGACTTATTTGGTG AGCAAGCTCAGGCAAGCCCACTCAGGAAA GCCCATGAGGACAGTCAGGAATCTCTGAGCTCCCTCCCACGCCGGGACACAATGGGAACCTTCTTACCTGACAGCAGTGCCTACGAGCTCCTCACCGTCATCG ggcacGGTCTGGAAGACCTGATGACAGTGAACTTGGCCCGTTACAAACCGACCGGAGAACGTGTCACCATCCGAAGGATTGACATGGAGTCCTGCACCAACGACATGGTCAAATACCTGCAG GAAGAAATCCATGTCTCAAAGTTGTTCCACCATCCAAGCATCCTCCCATACAAGAGCATCTTCATCTCAGAGAACGAGTTATGGGTGATCACACCATTCATGGCCTACG GCTCAGCACGAGATTTGATCAGCACTCACTTCACACACGGTTTAAGTGAGCTGACCATCGCGTACATTCTGCTTGGAGTTCTGCGGGCTCTGGAGTACATTCATCACAACGGCTATGTGCACCG GAGTGTGAAGGCCAGTCATATCCTGATCTCAGCGGATGGACAGGTGTATCTGTCAGGTCTGAGGAGCATCTTCAGTCTGATCCGACACGGCCAGAGAGCACGCGTGGTGCACGACTTCCCCCAATACAGTGTTAAAGTGCTGCCCTGGCTCAGCCCTGAGGTGCTACAGCAG AATCTTCAGGGATACGATTTCCGCTCGGACATCTACAGTCTGGGAATTACGGCTTGTGAGCTAGCCAATGGCCATGTGCCGTTTAAAGACATGCCAGCTACACAG aTGTTGTTGGAGAAGCTAAACGGTACAGTCCCGTGTCTGTTGGACAGCAACACCATCCCGGCGGAGGAGCTCGGTATGAAGTCTTCGCGCTCGGGGGCCGACTCCGGGATCTGCGAGGGCCCCGGGGCCGGTGGGGCGCGCCATACTAACGGAGAGCCGAACCCCTACAGCAGGACGTTCAGCCCACACTTCCACAACTTCGTCGAGCTCTGCCTGCAGAGGGACCCTGAGAAGAG GCCTTACGCcagcgctctgattggtcactcCTTCTTCAAGCAG ataAAGCGGCGTCTGTGCGAGGCCCTGCCCGAGCTGCTGCGTCCCGTCTCGCCGCTCGGCAGCTTCGAGTGTGTGCGGCCTCAGGATCCGCCCTCGGCGCTCGCCAGCCTGGAGTCCGGCCTCAGCCACCTGGACGTAGACGACTGGGACTTTTGA
- the strada gene encoding STE20-related kinase adapter protein alpha isoform X2, with amino-acid sequence MGTFLPDSSAYELLTVIGHGLEDLMTVNLARYKPTGERVTIRRIDMESCTNDMVKYLQEEIHVSKLFHHPSILPYKSIFISENELWVITPFMAYGSARDLISTHFTHGLSELTIAYILLGVLRALEYIHHNGYVHRSVKASHILISADGQVYLSGLRSIFSLIRHGQRARVVHDFPQYSVKVLPWLSPEVLQQNLQGYDFRSDIYSLGITACELANGHVPFKDMPATQMLLEKLNGTVPCLLDSNTIPAEELGMKSSRSGADSGICEGPGAGGARHTNGEPNPYSRTFSPHFHNFVELCLQRDPEKRPYASALIGHSFFKQIKRRLCEALPELLRPVSPLGSFECVRPQDPPSALASLESGLSHLDVDDWDF; translated from the exons ATGGGAACCTTCTTACCTGACAGCAGTGCCTACGAGCTCCTCACCGTCATCG ggcacGGTCTGGAAGACCTGATGACAGTGAACTTGGCCCGTTACAAACCGACCGGAGAACGTGTCACCATCCGAAGGATTGACATGGAGTCCTGCACCAACGACATGGTCAAATACCTGCAG GAAGAAATCCATGTCTCAAAGTTGTTCCACCATCCAAGCATCCTCCCATACAAGAGCATCTTCATCTCAGAGAACGAGTTATGGGTGATCACACCATTCATGGCCTACG GCTCAGCACGAGATTTGATCAGCACTCACTTCACACACGGTTTAAGTGAGCTGACCATCGCGTACATTCTGCTTGGAGTTCTGCGGGCTCTGGAGTACATTCATCACAACGGCTATGTGCACCG GAGTGTGAAGGCCAGTCATATCCTGATCTCAGCGGATGGACAGGTGTATCTGTCAGGTCTGAGGAGCATCTTCAGTCTGATCCGACACGGCCAGAGAGCACGCGTGGTGCACGACTTCCCCCAATACAGTGTTAAAGTGCTGCCCTGGCTCAGCCCTGAGGTGCTACAGCAG AATCTTCAGGGATACGATTTCCGCTCGGACATCTACAGTCTGGGAATTACGGCTTGTGAGCTAGCCAATGGCCATGTGCCGTTTAAAGACATGCCAGCTACACAG aTGTTGTTGGAGAAGCTAAACGGTACAGTCCCGTGTCTGTTGGACAGCAACACCATCCCGGCGGAGGAGCTCGGTATGAAGTCTTCGCGCTCGGGGGCCGACTCCGGGATCTGCGAGGGCCCCGGGGCCGGTGGGGCGCGCCATACTAACGGAGAGCCGAACCCCTACAGCAGGACGTTCAGCCCACACTTCCACAACTTCGTCGAGCTCTGCCTGCAGAGGGACCCTGAGAAGAG GCCTTACGCcagcgctctgattggtcactcCTTCTTCAAGCAG ataAAGCGGCGTCTGTGCGAGGCCCTGCCCGAGCTGCTGCGTCCCGTCTCGCCGCTCGGCAGCTTCGAGTGTGTGCGGCCTCAGGATCCGCCCTCGGCGCTCGCCAGCCTGGAGTCCGGCCTCAGCCACCTGGACGTAGACGACTGGGACTTTTGA
- the ddx42 gene encoding ATP-dependent RNA helicase DDX42 encodes MNWNKGGPSGKRGFGFGGFSLSGGKKEEPRLSQQSHSAFGSSGSAGGFGKNQQLPAFYKIGTKRANFDEENAYFEDDEEESSTADLPYIPAENSPTRQQMQSGGGGGSGGGGGGSDSEDDPLDAFMAEVENQAAKDMKKLEDKEKEKKLTKGIRDDIEEEDEQEAYFRYMAENPTAGLIQEEEEENVDYDSDGNPIPSTTKKIIMPLPPIDHSEIDYPPFEKNFYNEHEELNSLTGAQVVELRHKLNLRVSGAAPPKPCTSFAHFGFDEQLMNQIRKSEYTQPTPIQCQGVPIALSGRDIIGIAKTGSGKTAAFIWPMLVHIMDQKELEQGEGPIGVIVCPTRELCQQIHTECKRFGKAYGLRSVAVYGGGSMWEQAKALQEGAEIVVCTPGRLIDHVKKKATSLQRVTYLVFDEADRMFDMGFEYQVRSIASHVRPDRQTLLFSATFRKKIEKLARDILIDPIRVVQGDIGEANEDVTQLVEVLPSGSDKWGWLTRRVVEFTSTGSVLIFVTKKANCEELATNLQQEGYSLGLLHGDMDQSERNKVISDFKKKSLPVLVATDVAARGLDIPSIRTVINYDVARDIDTHTHRIGRTGRAGEKGVAYTLLTSKDTSFAGDLVRNLEGANQSVPKELLDLAMQNPWFRKSRFKGGKGKKLNVGGGGLGYRERPGLGSDSSERSSGSVLGNYESYKPPTGAMGDRMAAMKQAFQAQYKNHFVAASGISPKLSAQSNSTSGWTSAGSLSSVPSGAPEGSRTQSSSSPMPPPPPAISLGTKLAGFSSSGSLSSVSDSYSSSSSSREESRHDRSRHGDSHHRHSDRDRYGDRDRYGDRDRDRDRHSDSRNGDGGRRERDSWRGEREGGERASSHRGGEDSFAVPDPPKRKKSRWDS; translated from the exons ATGAACTGGAACAAGGGAGGACCGAGTGGTAAACGAGGGTTTGGCTTCGGAGGGTTTTCTCTCTCCGGGGGTAAGAAAGAGGAGCCTCGGCTGAGCCAGCAGTCCCACAGCGCGTTTGGAAGCTCAGGCTCTGCAGGAGGTTTCGGCAAAAACCAGCAGCTGCCTGCCTTCTACAAGATCGGAACCAAACGCGCCAACTTTGACGAGGAAAATGC CTATTtcgaggatgatgaggaggaatCAAGCACCGCGGATCTGCCTTATATCCCAGCGGAGAACTCTCCTACCAGGCAGCAGATGCaatctggaggaggaggaggaagtggaggaggtggaggaggatcAGACAGCGAAGACGACCCCCTCGATGCCTTTATGGCTGAGGTGGAG AACCAAGCAGCCAAGGACATGAAGAAACTGGaggacaaagaaaaagagaaaaagctgACCAA GGGTATTCGAGATGACATTGAAGAGGAAGATGAGCAA GAGGCTTATTTCCGTTACATGGCGGAGAACCCAACAGCTGGGCTGAtccaggaggaagaggaggagaacgTGGACTATGACAGCGACGGGAACCCCATCCCTTCTACCACTAAAAAGATTATCATGCCGCTTCCTCCTATTGACCACTCAGAG ATTGACTACCCTCCTTTCGAGAAGAACTTCTACAATGAGCATGAAGAGCTCAACAGCTTGACTGGAGCACAAGTGGTGGAGCTGAGACACAAACTCAACCTGAGG GTGTCTGGCGCCGCTCCTCCTAAGCCCTGCACCAGTTTCGCTCATTTTGGCTTTGACGAGCAGCTCATGAACCAGATCCGCAAGTCTGAGTACACACAGCCTACGCCCATCCAGTGCCAG GGTGTCCCCATAGCCCTGAGCGGCAGAGACATCATCGGCATCGCCAAAACGGGTAGCGGCAAGACGGCCGCCTTCATCTGGCCAATGCTGGTGCACATCATGGACCAGAAGGAGCTGGAGCAGGGAGAGGGTCCCATTGGTGTGATTGTCTGCCCCACCAGAGAGCTCTGTCAGCAG ATCCACACGGAGTGTAAGCGCTTTGGGAAGGCCTACGGCCTGCGCTCGGTGGCTGTGTACGGAGGGGGCAGCATGTGGGAACAGGCCAAGGCTCTACAGGAAGGGGCTGAGATCGTCGTTTGCACTCCG ggtcgcCTGATAGATCATGTGAAGAAGAAGGCGACATCCCTGCAGAGAGTGACCTACCTGGTGTTTGATGAGGCTGATCGTATGTTTGATATGGGCTTTG AGTATCAGGTGAGATCCATCGCCAGCCACGTAAGACCAGACAGACAGA CTCTACTGTTCAGTGCCACTTTCAGGAAGAAGATTGAGAAGTTGGCCCGGGATATTCTCATTGACCCGATCCGCGTAGTGCAGGGAGACATTGGAGAG GCGAATGAGGACGTGACACAGCTGGTGGAGGTGTTGCCGAGTGGCTCGGATAAGTGGGGGTGGCTGACACGGAGGGTGGTGGAGTTCACCTCGACTGGCTCTGTGCTTATTTTCGTGACTAAGAAAGCCAACTGTGAGGAACTAGCCACCAACCTGCAGCAGGAGGGCTACAGCCTGGGCCTGCTGCACGGAGACATGGACCAGAGCGAGAGGAACAAGGTCATCAGCGACTTCAAGAAGAAGAGCTTGCCTGTCCTAGTGGCCACTGATGTCGCAG CTCGTGGATTGGACATTCCCTCGATCCGTACTGTCATAAACTACGATGTTGCCCGGGacattgacacacacacgcaccgcATCGGCCGGACAGGTCGCGCCGGAGAGAAGGGTGTGGCCTATACTCTGCTCACAAGCAAAGACACCTCGTTTGCCGGCGACCTTGTTCGTAATTTAGAGGGAGCGAATCAGAGTGTCCCGAAGGAACTGTTGGATTTGGCCATGCAG AATCCTTGGTTCAGGAAGTCCCGTTTTAAGGGTGGAAAAGGAAAGAAGCTGAATGTCGGAGGTGGAGGTCTCGGATATAGGGAGAGACCAGGGCTAGGGTCCGATTCATCA GAGCGCAGTAGTGGCTCTGTCCTTGGCAACTACGAGTCCTACAAACCCCCCACTGGAGCTATGGGAGATCGCATGGCTGCCATGAAGCAAGCCTTTCAG GCTCAGTACAAGAACCACTTTGTGGCAGCATCAGGTATCTCTCCCAAGCTTAGCGCACAGTCAAACAGCACCTCAGGTTGGACAAGTGCAGGCAGTCTGAGTTCTGTGCCCTCTGGAGCCCCTGAAGGAAGCCGTACACAGTCATCTTCCTCCCCCATGCCCCCTCCTCCTCCAGCCATCAGTTTGGGCACTAAGCTTGCCGGCTTCAGCAGCTCGGGCTCTTTGAGCTCCGTGTCAGACTCTtactcctcctcttcttcatccaGAGAGGAATCCCGCCACGACAGGAGCCGCCATGGAGACAGCCACCATCGCCACAGCGACAGGGATCGGTATGGGGACCGGGATCGCTATGGCGATCGCGACAGGGACCGAGATCGTCACAGCGACAGCCGCAACGGCGATGGTGGTCGCCGGGAGAGGGACAGTTGGAGAGGAGAAAGGGAAGGCGGGGAAAGGGCAAGCTCACACAGAGGAGGTGAGGACAGCTTTGCTGTTCCGGATCCACCAAAACGGAAGAAGAGCAGGTGGGACAGTTAG